One Bythopirellula goksoeyrii genomic window, TTCGCCTTGGCGGCTTCCTGAAGCGGGAGTAGCAGAGCTCGTTCGCATGGGTGAATTCTTAATGCAAGAGTTCAAACTCAGCGGACCGTTTGGAGTGGATTTTATCTACGACGATTCCCATGTGTGGCCCGTCGAAGTCAACCCTCGTACCTCCGCCGCGGCAGAAGTGGTAGAGAGGGTCACCAGCACCCACGCCTGCGCCGGCAAAGCTGTTCTCTACGCAAAACGCCCACTTGCGATTTCGCGCGACATCAGCGAAGGACTCCTCCACCGCGCCGGTTCAATCGAAAACCCAGAGCTGGCGGACATTCCCAACACGGATACACAAATTGCGACCGGGGAACCTATTCTCACCGTTCTTGCTGACGGAGATTGCCTGGCCGAGGTCGAAGAAAATCTTCGTGAGCGAGTCGCCAGGCTGGAGTCAGAACTCTATGTTACTATGGTACTATAAGGAACTCTTCTCATGCGAATCGGTGTAGTCAGCGACACCCATGCCCATGTGGCTAATACCCAGGCCGCGATCACGTTGCTTGAGAGTCTGTCCGTCGAACGGGTACTTCACTGTGGCGACATCTGCTCGACCGTCGTGGCAAAGCTGTTTGCCGAGTGGCCAACCGATTTCGTTTTCGGCAATTGCGACCATGATCGCGAAGAACTTGCTGCGGCAATCGCCGAGGCGGGGCAAACTTGTCACGGTGTATTTGGTGATTTGAAAATCGCCGGTCGCCGGATTGCGCTGCTGCACAGCGACGATCACCGCAAGTTTCAACAGGTCACCACCAGCGGTGAATTCGATCTGGTCTGTTATGGACACACCCACGTCGCCAAGATTGAGAAAGTAGGCGACACACTGGTATTGAATCCCGGTGCCCTCTACCGTGCCAACCCGCACTCTTTGGCGGTGGTCGAGCTAGCGACGATGGATGCAGAGATTGTGAATTTGTAGGTCAGTTTTGCCGAAAGGGAACCTGGCTTCGGATCAATATCGAACAAAAGGTTCCCGCTCGGCAAGCGGGACCTACTCACCCTCGTAAGCCGCCTGCGAAACAACCGCTACTGGTTGGGTACGGAAGGGGGTGCCCGATTCATAAAGTTTGATTCGTGCTAGATAATCACCGCGGCTTGCCGAGGGGGCCACTTCGATGGCCTCTTCCAATGTTTGTATCGCTTCATCGTAGTTGCCGGCATTTGCCAATGCGGCGGCGAGGGTGTCGAGCGCTACATGGCGGTCGCCGTACTCAAATTCGAGTGCCTGGCGTGCACCCAACACGGCGTTTTCCGAATCACGAAAAGTTTCGTCCGGACAGGTGGCCAGCAGCCAGGCACCGTTGCGATAGGCATGGGCAAAGCTCGGTTTGATTTCGATCGCGTCGGCGTAATCAGCCAGTGCCTCGGCATAGCGGCCCATGTCTGCCAGCAAATCACCACGACTGCAGAGGATTGCCGGATTCTCGGGAGCTAGTTCCGCGGCGGCGGTGAAATGAGCGTAGGCTTCATCCCAACGTCCGCCGATGTGACAGACTCGTGCTAGACCCAATCGGGCCGAGGAGAGCTTTTTATCCAAGCGGCAGGCCTGTTGGTAGTCTTGTTCAGCACTACTAAGGTCACCTGCCTGCACGAACAGCGTGGCCCGGTTGGTGTAGGCCTTGCCAAACTCTGGATTCATTTCGAGGACCAGATTGAAATCATCAAACGCCTCGGCGAATTGCCCCGTCTCGGCGTAGGAGACACCCCGATTGTGAAGGGCTCGCCAGTTCTTGGGATCGAACTTGAGTGCTTCATGAAAATCGGCGTCTGCAAGGTCGCTCTTTCCCTCTTCGGAATAAAGCTGTCCGCGGCGATTCAACGCCCAGGAAATCAACTGATTGGCGTACTGTTTGTTCTCGCCCTTGGCTCCAAGTTGGATGGCCTCCACACCGAGATCGATGACGTCTGAGTAGTCGGTCGTGGTGCCGGCAGTCTGCGACAGAAAATGGGCATCCACCAGCAGTTGTCCCACAGCATTGAGCGGAGCAGGCTTGGAAACTTTGATTTTGTTTGCAGCGGGCTGCTTGATTGTAGGTTGACGCCTGACTGGCTTTGATATCGCCGACTGCGATACTTCGAGCTGGGTCGCTTCTTGATAAATCGCCTGCTCTTCGGATATATCGCTGACCAGCTTGATATCGCCGCGCTTTGGTGGCGCAACGGTCTGCGCTGGTGCGGAGGTTTCTTCGACGAAGACGAACGAATCCCCGTTGCGAGATGCTGGCGAGTCTTGCGCATGCGAAGCCTCAACAACCGAGGTATCTTCGACAAACGTAAACGACCCGTCGTCAGCACTAGCAGTGGCAGCACCCACGAGGCAACCGACTACGCAGAGCGTGTGGTAGATCGAGTTGCAGAGTTTATGAACGAAACAGGTAGGTAAAGAGCTTTTCATGATTTCCGATCCGCAAGTGTGGGGACTTTGCAGAGCCAATAAACTAACCGGGCGCCTGAACGTAGAGCGCCTCGATCCTAGGTATCGTCTGCAGCGGCAAAGTCGCTGTAATCGAATCATTCAAAAGAATCGGAATTACCTGGGTGGATTGCCTATTCACCCAGCAAAGCTGGGCTTGGTGCTAGCAAAGGCCTACCAAAGCAGGATCCCAACAAGGCTCTTACGCCTGCGGGCGAGTCATGCTATCCGGGTCGAGCGCCTTGTCGAGTTCTGCCTCGGGCAAGATCTTGCGGTCGAGGCATAATTGGCGGATCGTGGTGCCCTGCTTGAAGGCGTCTTTGGCCAGGGTGGCTGCTTGCTCGTAACCCACCACGGGTGCTAGCGAAGTGACCATCATCAGTGATTGGTCAATTAACTCGCGGCAACGTTCCTCGTTGACTTCCAGATCTTTCACGAGCTTATCAACGAACACTCCGGCCGAGTTGGCCAAGAGCTTGATCGATTCCAGGAACGCGTCGATCATCACCGGCATGGCGACATTGAGCTCAAACAGTGAACCCACGCCACCCAAGCCAGCGGTGGTGACGGTTGCATCGTTGCCGATCACCCGGCAGGCTACCTGCATGACCGACTCGCAAATGACCGGGTTTACTTTGCCGGGCATGATCGAGGAGCCGGGCTGCGTGGCGGGCAGCGACAACTCAAAAATACTGCAGCGCGGGCCGGAACCCAAGAGGCGGATGTCGTTGGCGATCTTGGTTAGCGAGACGGCTATCGTTTTCAGTTCGCCGTGGGCGCTCACGAAGGCATCCTTGGCGGCTTGGGCCTCGGGGTGGTTGGCTGCTTCTTCGAACTCGATGCCGAGTTGCTTTGAAAGGGCTGCGCACACCTTGGCAGCGAACTGTGGATGTGTGTTGATGCCCGTGCCGACGGCGGTGCCGCCAATTTCCAGATTTGTGCGTAAATTAAGAGCCTGCTTTGCCCGTACCACCGCGTATTCAGCCTGGGCAGCATAGCCCCCGAAGACCTGGCCCACGCGGATCGGGGTGGCATCCATTAAGTGAGTTCGGCCAATC contains:
- a CDS encoding YfcE family phosphodiesterase is translated as MRIGVVSDTHAHVANTQAAITLLESLSVERVLHCGDICSTVVAKLFAEWPTDFVFGNCDHDREELAAAIAEAGQTCHGVFGDLKIAGRRIALLHSDDHRKFQQVTTSGEFDLVCYGHTHVAKIEKVGDTLVLNPGALYRANPHSLAVVELATMDAEIVNL
- a CDS encoding tetratricopeptide repeat protein, whose product is MKSSLPTCFVHKLCNSIYHTLCVVGCLVGAATASADDGSFTFVEDTSVVEASHAQDSPASRNGDSFVFVEETSAPAQTVAPPKRGDIKLVSDISEEQAIYQEATQLEVSQSAISKPVRRQPTIKQPAANKIKVSKPAPLNAVGQLLVDAHFLSQTAGTTTDYSDVIDLGVEAIQLGAKGENKQYANQLISWALNRRGQLYSEEGKSDLADADFHEALKFDPKNWRALHNRGVSYAETGQFAEAFDDFNLVLEMNPEFGKAYTNRATLFVQAGDLSSAEQDYQQACRLDKKLSSARLGLARVCHIGGRWDEAYAHFTAAAELAPENPAILCSRGDLLADMGRYAEALADYADAIEIKPSFAHAYRNGAWLLATCPDETFRDSENAVLGARQALEFEYGDRHVALDTLAAALANAGNYDEAIQTLEEAIEVAPSASRGDYLARIKLYESGTPFRTQPVAVVSQAAYEGE
- a CDS encoding class II fumarate hydratase, whose protein sequence is MPQFRTERDTMGEMQVPADALYGASTARAVDNFPISFEPVPAAMIHAFGHLKAACAEANRQLGKLDGKRADAIIAAANEVAEGKHDQQFPVDIYQTGSGTSTNMNANEVIANLANEKLGFGVGAKGTEGAVHPNDHVNMGQSSNDTFPTAMHIAAAKVIKENLIPNLERLQQALAEKATAWDKIVKIGRTHLMDATPIRVGQVFGGYAAQAEYAVVRAKQALNLRTNLEIGGTAVGTGINTHPQFAAKVCAALSKQLGIEFEEAANHPEAQAAKDAFVSAHGELKTIAVSLTKIANDIRLLGSGPRCSIFELSLPATQPGSSIMPGKVNPVICESVMQVACRVIGNDATVTTAGLGGVGSLFELNVAMPVMIDAFLESIKLLANSAGVFVDKLVKDLEVNEERCRELIDQSLMMVTSLAPVVGYEQAATLAKDAFKQGTTIRQLCLDRKILPEAELDKALDPDSMTRPQA